Proteins found in one Plasmodium sp. gorilla clade G2 genome assembly, chromosome: 14 genomic segment:
- a CDS encoding 6-phosphogluconate dehydrogenase, decarboxylating, putative has product MCDIGLIGLAVMGQNLSLNISSKGFKIGVYNRTYERTEETLKRAKEENLVVYGYKTLEELINNLKKPRKVILLIKAGPAVDENISNILKYFEKGDIIIDGGNEWYINSERRIKLCKEKDVEYLAMGVSGGEAGARYGCSFMPGGSKYAYDCVKDILEKCSAQVGDSPCVTYIGPGSSGNYVKMVHNGIEYGDMQLISESYVIMKDILKYDNKKLSEVFNKWNEGILNSYLIEITANILAKKDDLTNNYLVDMILDIAGAKGTGKWTMLEATERGIPCPTMCAALDARNISVFKELRTKAESNFNKDNIVIDQNEDLNDFENDLLNALYCCKIISYTQGLFLLKQVSEEMDWKLNLGEIARIWRGGCIIRAVFLDRIANAYKNNQKLELLFLDKEFSDDIKNKLPSLRKIVLMATKYSIPIPAFSASLAYFQMVTSKNLPLNLVQAQRDYFGSHTYRRTDREGNYHTLW; this is encoded by the coding sequence aTGTGTGATATTGGTTTGATAGGGTTGGCTGTTATGGGCCAGAATTTAAGTTTGAATATTTCGAGCAAAGGTTTTAAAATTGGTGTTTATAATAGGACATATGAAAGAACGGAGGAAACTCTGAAAAGAGCAAAAGAAGAGAATTTAGTTGTTTATGGTTACAAAACACTAGAGGAGTTGATAAATAATTTGAAAAAGCCAAGGAaagttattttattaataaaagcaGGTCCAGCTGTAGATGAAAATATTAGtaacatattaaaatattttgaaaaaggTGATATAATAATTGATGGTGGGAATGAATGGTATATTAATTCAGAAAGAAGAATAAAATTATGTAAAGAAAAGGATGTCGAATATTTGGCAATGGGTGTAAGTGGAGGTGAAGCAGGTGCAAGATATGGTTGTTCATTTATGCCTGGTGGATCTAAATATGCATATGATTGtgtaaaagatatattagaaaaatgTTCAGCTCAAGTTGGAGATTCTCCTTGTGTTACTTATATAGGTCCAGGTTCTTCAGGTAATTATGTCAAAATGGTACATAATGGAATAGAATATGGAGATATGCAATTAATATCAGAAAGTTATGTTATTAtgaaagatatattaaaatatgataataaaaaattatcagaAGTTTTTAATAAATGGAATGAAGGTATATTAAATTCATATTTAATTGAAATTACTGCAAATATTCTTGCAAAAAAAGATGATTtaacaaataattatttagtTGATATGATATTAGATATTGCTGGCGCAAAAGGAACAGGGAAATGGACTATGCTTGAAGCCACTGAAAGAGGTATCCCATGTCCAACTATGTGTGCTGCTTTAGATGCACGTAATATAAGTGTATTTAAAGAATTAAGAACTAAAGCAGAatcaaattttaataaagataatattgtTATAGATCAAAATGAAGATTTAAATGATTTTGAAAATGATCTATTAAATGCTCTATATTGTTGTaaaattatttcatatacTCAAGGACTTTTCCTTTTAAAACAAGTTTCTGAAGAAATGGATTGGAAATTAAATCTAGGTGAAATTGCTAGAATATGGAGAGGTGGTTGTATTATTAGAGCTGTCTTCTTAGATCGTATAGCAAatgcatataaaaataatcaaaaattAGAATTATTATTCCTAGATAAGGAATTCTCAgatgatattaaaaataaattaccaTCCTTAAGAAAAATTGTTCTTATGGCTACAAAATATTCTATACCAATTCCAGCCTTCTCAGCTAGTTTGGCATATTTTCAAATGGTAACATCAAAAAATTTACCTCTTAATTTAGTACAAGCACAAAGGGATTATTTTGGATCACATACATATAGGAGAACAGATCGTGAAGGTAATTATCACACCTTGTggtga
- a CDS encoding mitochondrial ribosomal protein S11 precursor, putative, translating into MYTRINVLSKNRNLANYIRMFSSPMYMNICINHFVNKLINVYSEKSINFTTLSSDAVKAITNLKESVKKPDKKKKNITRETLKNCQGHKRRYKLFGDREEFHNIDRDKNNLIIEPTDSFRAVITTSKNNVHIQVVNKSKNYKTIFGSFAGNVGFTKTLQQSERCAYRIGENIAKKCRRLGIFSIDIKFRRIMRVETVLQAMYANNLNITQIIHEPRLPKCGLNASKPRKRRRV; encoded by the coding sequence ATGTATACCAGGATAAATGTTTTATCTAAAAATAGGAACCTTGCTAATTACATAAGAATGTTCTCAAGTCCCatgtatatgaatatatgtataaaccattttgtaaataaattaataaatgtatattcaGAAAAAAGTATAAATTTTACGACCCTTTCTTCCGACGCAGTAAAGGCAATAACGAATTTAAAAGAATCTGTAAAAAAACcagataaaaagaaaaaaaacattacAAGAGAGACACTTAAAAATTGTCAAGGGCATAAGAGAAGATACAAATTATTTGGTGATAGAGAAGAATTTCATAATATAGATagagataaaaataatttaataattgaACCTACAGATAGTTTTCGAGCTGTTATAACTACATCTAAAAATAATGTACATATTCAAGTTgtaaataaaagtaaaaattaCAAAACCATATTTGGTTCCTTTGCTGGAAATGTTGGTTTTACAAAGACATTACAACAAAGCGAAAGATGTGCATATAGAATAGGTGAAAATATAGCTAAAAAATGTAGAAGACTTGGGATTTTTTCAATTGATATAAAATTTAGAAGAATAATGAGGGTAGAAACTGTTTTGCAAGCTATGTATGCAAATAATCTTAATATAACACAAATAATACATGAACCCAGATTACCAAAATGTGGATTAAATGCTTCTAAGCCTAGAAAGAGAAGACGTgtatag
- a CDS encoding protein phosphatase PPM3, putative — protein sequence MNKINLISTKEISEIVSWYTHVCAGTMQGYRATEEDATVILASLKNFPSCRMCTIFDGHIGKETALYCARNIADFIGNCTTLDVNNITNACIQMDNEILNSNFAHNGSTAIIAIIEKIMNKDFFKLYICNLGDSRAMLIKKDGSFISLSEDHKPYNKKEKERIYKIGGFVENGRILGYIGVSRSFGDKNYKIKSDCPYNPHETMISCIPDIKIFYANCDDILFLGCDGLFEMLSWNDVAKFTYDCMNRHTLSDAVINILDYALLSGSKDNITIQIIKFFNEEIPNFHFREKLIPSIYIHNEKLTKHEFYGKLLNKYHINDNNIINKLVEYCTEIKGSCPTIEPYLKNIRENKNTHIILNRRNNKNIKYLTLPILQEDLKTNNVFNKMDPNDFNKMREFFREYDKKVKLNY from the exons atgaataagatTAATTTAATAAGTACAAAAGAAATATCTGAAATAGTTAGTTGGTATACCCATGTCTGTGCTGGAACTATGCAAGGATATCGTGCCACAGAAGAggat gCAACGGTTATTTTGGCGTCTCTTAAAAATTTTCCATCCTGTAG GATGTGCACCATTTTTGATGG TCATATAGGAAAAGAAACAGCCTTATATTGCGCAAGGAACATAGCTGATTTTATTG GTAATTGTACAACGTTGGATGTTAACAATATAACTAATGCTTGTATTCAGATGGACAATGAAATATTAA ATAGTAATTTCGCTCATAATGGATCAACAG CAATAATTGCTATAATcgaaaaaattatgaacaagGATTTTTTTAAGCTATATATTTGCAACTTGg GAGATTCCCGAGCAATGCTTATTAAAAAGGATGGatcatttatttcattaagTGAAGATCATAAAccttataataaaaaagaaaaagaaaggatatataaaattgGAGGTTTTGTTGAAAATGGAAGAATACTTGGGTATATAGGTGTATCCCGTTCATTTGGAGACAAa aattataaaataaaatccgACTGTCCTTATAATCCTCATGAAACCATGATAAGTTGTATAccagatataaaaatattttatgcaAACTGTGATGATATACTATTTTTAGGATGTGATGGATTATTCGAAATGTTATCCTGGAATGACGTTGCTAAATTTACTTATGATTGTATGAACAGACATACATTAAGCGACGCCGTAATTAATATTCTCGATTATGCACTTCTATCAGGATCTAAGGATAATATAACTatacaaataattaaattttttaatgaagAAATTCCGAATTTTCATTTTAGAGAGAAATTAATTCCaagtatttatatacataatgaaaaattaacGAAACATGAATTTTATGGAAAACTTcttaataaatatcatataaatgataataatattattaacaaaCTCGTGGAATACTGTACAGAAATTAAAGGATCTTGTCCTACCATTGAaccatatttaaaaaatattagggAGAATAAAAACACACACATAATATTAAAcagaagaaataataaaaatattaaataccTCACTTTACCAATATTACAGGAAGATCTTAAGACAAATAATGTCTTTAATAAAATGGATCCCAATGATTTCAATAAAATGAGAGAATTCTTTAgagaatatgataaaaaggTCAAGttgaattattaa
- a CDS encoding aminopeptidase P, protein MQLNFLLCVFIFLMVFHLNIFNKGKRQNLALAYLNNFKNSYFSGVTSGSDSVNKSEESSDKNNNNKIAQNFFSKKYQRNFENNNLSENQDNNKNIIYSGSNIYNNIYNSKMVNNNTNVNVNMMGDNPAARLEELRNIMKKNNIDVYILINSDEHNSEIINEKDKKIVKITNYSGADGILIVTKDKPILYVNALYELQAMNELDQNLFTLKISRIDNRDEIFETISSMEFNTIAFDGKNTSVVFYEKLRKAVLNAYPKKKIIEKIIYNNNFHDVNKKDENILNFLVLEKSLVEVKDYPINNKSLYIHDRKFNGACAGEKIDKLKQSLMYDIKNVDNLLLSELDEIAYLLNLRGYDYEYSPLFYSYLLFQFDREEQDFSKIVFFTKVKNLTAEVKNLLEINKVIVKEYEEVVPYLRDVVIPSIPKHNDDNPDFKKYDISLSPYINLMIYKLFDKKNVLLQNSPVVNLKAVKNDIEIDNMKEAHILDGLALLQFFHWCEQKRKTKELFNETEMSLRHKVDYFRSTKKNFIFPSFSTISASGSNAAVIHYECTDKTNAKIKPAIYLLDSGGQYFHGTTDVTRTTHFGEPTPEEKRIYTLVLKGHLRLRKVIFASYTNSSALDFIARENLFNNFMDYNHGTGHGVGLTLNVHEGGCSIGPVGGAPLKKNMVLSNEPGYYMKDKFGVRIENMQYVISKEITDTTEYLSFDDLTMYPYEKKLLDFSLLTNQEIKELNEYHTTIRNTLLPLVKQNPQEYGESVEKYLIEITEPIAIHLN, encoded by the coding sequence atgcaattgaattttcttttgtgtgtttttatatttttaatggtattccatttaaatatttttaataaggGTAAAAGGCAGAATTTAGCATTGgcttatttaaataattttaaaaattcctATTTTAGTGGCGTTACTAGCGGATCTGATAGTGTAAATAAAAGTGAAGAAAGTAgtgataagaataataataataagatagCCCAAAATTTTTTCTCGAAAAAATATCAGAGAAATTTCgagaataataatttgaGTGAGAAtcaagataataataagaatataatatatagtggttcaaatatatataataatatatataatagcaAAAtggtaaataataatactaatgTTAATGTTAACATGATGGGTGATAATCCTGCTGCCAGATTAGAAGaattaagaaatattatgaagaagaataatattgatgtatatattttaatcaaTAGTGATGAACACAATTCTGAGATAATAAATGAGAAAGATAAGAAAATAGTAAAAATTACAAATTATAGTGGTGCTGATGGTATATTAATAGTAACAAAAGATAAACCTATATTATATGTGAATGCATTATATGAATTACAAGCCATGAATGAATTAGATCaaaatttatttactttAAAGATTAGTAGAATTGATAATAGGGATGAAATATTTGAAACGATTTCTTCTATGGAATTTAATACAATTGCATTTGATGGAAAGAACACAAGTGTTGTATTTTATGAGAAATTAAGAAAAGCAGTTTTGAATGCATatcccaaaaaaaaaattatagaaaaaattatatacaataataattttcatgATGTTAATAAGAaggatgaaaatattttaaattttcttgTTTTAGAAAAATCATTAGTTGAAGTTAAAGATTATccaattaataataaatcattatatatacatgataGAAAATTTAATGGTGCATGTGCAGGTGAAAAAATtgataaattaaaacaaTCTCTTATGTATGATATTAAGAATGTAGATAATTTACTTTTATCCGAATTAGATGAAATTGcttatcttttaaatttaagAGGTTATGATTATGAATATTCACCATTATtctattcatatttattatttcaattTGATAGAGAAGAACAAGATTTTTCTAAAATTGTCTTTTTTACAAAAGTAAAAAATTTAACAGCTGAAGTTAAAAATCTTTTAGAAATTAATAAAGTTATTGTAAAAGAATATGAAGAAGTTGTACCATATCTAAGAGATGTTGTTATACCATCAATACCAAAacataatgatgataatcctgattttaaaaagtatgatatatcattaagtccatatattaatttaatgatatataaacTTTTTGATAAAAAGAATGTTCTTTTACAAAATTCACCAGTAGTTAATTTAAAAGctgtaaaaaatgatatagaaaTTGATAATATGAAAGAAGCACATATATTAGATGGTCTTGCTTTATTACAATTTTTCCATTGGTGtgaacaaaaaagaaaaacaaaagaattatttaatgAAACAGAAATGTCTTTAAGACATAAAGTAGATTATTTCAGATCaaccaaaaaaaatttcattttCCCATCTTTTTCAACTATATCAGCAAGTGGTTCAAATGCAGCTGTTATACATTATGAATGTACAGACAAAACTAATGCAAAAATTAAACCAGCTATTTATCTTTTAGATTCAGGAGGACAATATTTTCATGGAACAACTGATGTAACTAGAACAACACATTTTGGTGAACCAACTCctgaagaaaaaagaatttatacATTAGTATTAAAAGGACATTTACGTTTAAGAAAAGTTATCTTTGCTTCATATACTAATTCATCAGCTTTAGATTTTATTGCACGTGAAAATTTATTCAATAATTTTATGGATTATAATCATGGTACTGGTCATGGTGTTGGTTTAACTCTTAATGTTCATGAAGGTGGTTGTTCTATAGGACCAGTAGGTGGTGCCcctcttaaaaaaaatatggtaCTCTCAAATGAACCAGGATATTATATGAAAGATAAATTTGGTGTTCGTATAGAAAATATGCAATATGTTATTAGCAAAGAAATTACAGATACAACTGAATATCTTTCATTTGATGATTTAACCATGTAcccatatgaaaaaaaattattagacTTTTCACTCTTAACAAATCAAGAAATTAAAGAACTTAATGAATATCATACAACCATTAGAAATACATTATTACCTTTAGTTAAACAAAACCCACAAGAATATGGAGAAAGTGTTGAAAAATATCTAATAGAAATAACAGAACCAATTGCGATTCATCTCAATTAA
- a CDS encoding nifU protein, putative: protein MKSKILCNFFKGKNCICLYTNCLNENNVNKCYYNLVRNYSDHVKDHFNKPRNVGSFDKSEKNIGTSIVGKASCGDVIKLQLKIENDVIKDARFMAFGCGSAIASSSYATELIKGKTIDEALKIKNNDIASHLSLPPVKIHCSLLAEDAIKHAIKNYREKVLT from the coding sequence atgaAGAGCAAAATTTTGTGTAACTTTTTTAAAGGAAAGAAttgtatttgtttatatacaaattgtttgaatgaaaataatgtgaataaatgttattataatttagtACGTAATTATAGTGATCATGTAAAAGATCATTTTAATAAACCCAGAAATGTTGGGTCTTTTGATAAGAGCGAGAAAAATATTGGTACATCAATTGTTGGAAAAGCATCATGTGGAGATGTTATAAAGTTACAattaaaaattgaaaatgaTGTTATAAAAGATGCAAGATTTATGGCTTTTGGTTGTGGGTCTGCTATAGCTAGTAGTTCTTATGCAACTGAATTAATTAAAGGAAAAACAATTGACGAAgcattaaaaattaaaaataatgatatcgCATCACATTTAAGTTTACCACCTGTAAAAATACACTGTAGTTTATTAGCAGAAGATGCCATCAAACATgctattaaaaattatagagAAAAAGTTTTAACATGa